One window from the genome of Streptomyces cadmiisoli encodes:
- a CDS encoding DMT family transporter yields MSVLVLALAVSAACCLGFGFVLQQSAAQRAPLGDFLSPRLLLDLMKVPSWLGGTALMVAGMALGAAALAQGRLSLVEPLLATNLLFALALSRRRTGCPLGRQGWAGLALLAGGVTAFLLAGEPHGGGAVADPLRLWLIIGGTVGTALLLATYARRVRLTSGPVLLALAAGLLYGVQDALTRVSGELFAAGGPAQLLTSWQPYAVLLLGVTGLILVQSAFESASLRKSLPALTAAQPLAGIACGVGFLGDRLRTDAGAPAWEATGLIAVVAGIVLLGLHPAMPRGARTPARVPALQTP; encoded by the coding sequence TTGTCGGTACTGGTCCTGGCCCTCGCCGTGAGCGCCGCGTGCTGTCTGGGGTTCGGCTTCGTCCTCCAGCAGAGCGCGGCCCAGCGGGCGCCGCTCGGCGACTTCCTCTCCCCGCGGCTGCTGCTCGACCTGATGAAGGTGCCGAGCTGGCTCGGCGGGACAGCTCTGATGGTGGCCGGCATGGCGCTCGGCGCCGCGGCCCTCGCCCAGGGCCGGCTCTCCCTGGTGGAACCGCTCCTCGCCACCAACCTGCTGTTCGCCCTCGCCCTGTCCCGCCGGCGGACCGGCTGCCCGCTGGGCCGCCAGGGCTGGGCGGGCCTCGCGCTGCTCGCGGGCGGTGTCACCGCGTTCCTCCTGGCCGGCGAACCGCACGGGGGCGGCGCCGTCGCGGATCCGCTGCGGCTGTGGCTGATCATCGGCGGGACGGTGGGCACGGCGCTGCTGCTGGCGACGTACGCCCGCCGCGTCCGGCTGACCTCCGGCCCGGTGCTGCTGGCCCTGGCCGCCGGGCTGCTGTACGGCGTGCAGGACGCGCTGACCCGGGTCAGCGGCGAACTGTTCGCCGCGGGCGGACCGGCGCAGTTGCTGACCTCCTGGCAGCCGTACGCCGTGCTGCTGCTCGGCGTCACGGGGCTGATCCTGGTCCAGAGCGCGTTCGAGAGCGCGTCCCTGCGCAAGTCGCTGCCCGCTCTCACCGCCGCCCAGCCCCTGGCCGGGATCGCCTGCGGCGTGGGCTTCCTCGGCGACCGGCTGCGCACCGACGCCGGCGCGCCGGCCTGGGAAGCGACGGGTCTGATCGCGGTGGTGGCCGGCATCGTCCTGCTCGGCCTGCACCCGGCGATGCCGCGCGGCGCGCGCACCCCGGCCCGCGTTCCGGCACTCCAGACGCCCTGA
- a CDS encoding gluconokinase encodes MRTPHVVVVMGVAGTGKTTIGPLLAAGLGVPYAEGDDFHPPANIAKMSAGTPLDDDDRWPWLDAIGAWAHGRAGLGGVVSSSALKRSYRDRLRSAAPDIVFVHLTGDRELIEDRMSYRQGHFMPTTLLDSQFATLQPLQADEAGVAVDVSGTPEEITARALAALDGLEGSAPPAS; translated from the coding sequence ATGCGAACCCCTCACGTCGTCGTGGTGATGGGCGTCGCCGGCACGGGCAAGACCACCATCGGTCCGCTGCTCGCCGCCGGGCTCGGCGTCCCGTACGCCGAGGGCGACGACTTCCACCCGCCGGCGAACATCGCCAAGATGTCGGCCGGCACCCCGCTCGACGACGACGACAGGTGGCCCTGGCTCGACGCCATCGGCGCCTGGGCCCACGGACGGGCCGGGCTGGGCGGGGTGGTCAGCAGTTCCGCGCTGAAGAGGTCCTACCGCGACCGGCTCAGGTCGGCGGCCCCGGACATCGTCTTCGTGCATCTCACGGGCGACCGGGAGCTGATCGAGGACCGGATGTCGTACCGGCAGGGCCACTTCATGCCGACGACGCTGCTGGACTCGCAGTTCGCCACGCTCCAGCCGCTCCAGGCCGACGAGGCCGGTGTCGCGGTGGACGTCTCGGGCACCCCCGAGGAGATCACCGCCCGCGCCCTCGCGGCGCTGGACGGGCTGGAGGGGTCGGCGCCGCCGGCCTCGTGA
- a CDS encoding YidH family protein yields the protein MIDIVRSVRLWFAPERIRTEGATPDYRFSLANERTFLAWLRTALALIGGGFAVDQFLPDLSRGWRVGLALALLAAGVLCSLRAVDHWMRCERAMRRGEDLPVSRFPALLSLVVAVVAVAMVIVVLVGWEA from the coding sequence GTGATCGACATCGTACGGAGCGTCCGGCTGTGGTTCGCACCCGAGCGGATCCGGACGGAGGGCGCCACCCCCGACTACCGGTTCTCGCTGGCGAACGAGCGTACGTTCCTGGCCTGGCTGCGCACGGCCCTCGCGCTGATCGGCGGCGGGTTCGCGGTGGACCAGTTCCTGCCCGATCTGAGCCGGGGCTGGCGGGTCGGGCTGGCGCTCGCGCTGCTGGCCGCGGGCGTGCTGTGCTCCCTGCGGGCGGTCGATCACTGGATGCGCTGCGAACGCGCCATGCGCCGCGGCGAGGACCTGCCGGTCTCCCGCTTCCCGGCGCTGCTGTCCCTCGTCGTCGCGGTGGTGGCCGTGGCGATGGTGATCGTCGTACTGGTCGGGTGGGAGGCGTGA
- a CDS encoding NUDIX hydrolase — protein sequence MSAADEILDIVDEQDRVIGQSPRGEAYARGLRHRCVFILARDTEGRIFVHRRTPTKLVFPGLHDMFVGGVVGAGESYDDAALREAEEELGVTGLPRPEYLFKFLYDNGAGHAWWCAVHQVRCDLPVRPQVEEVAWHDFLTEAEVRRRLDEWEWVPDGLAAYRRLHAFRSES from the coding sequence ATGAGCGCTGCTGACGAAATCCTCGACATCGTCGACGAGCAGGACCGGGTCATCGGGCAGTCCCCGCGTGGGGAGGCGTACGCGCGCGGGCTCCGCCACCGGTGCGTCTTCATCCTGGCCCGGGACACGGAGGGCCGGATCTTCGTCCACCGCCGCACCCCGACCAAGCTGGTGTTCCCCGGGCTCCACGACATGTTCGTCGGCGGTGTCGTCGGGGCGGGCGAGTCCTACGACGACGCGGCGCTGCGTGAGGCCGAGGAGGAGCTCGGCGTCACGGGCCTCCCCCGTCCGGAGTATCTGTTCAAGTTCCTCTACGACAACGGCGCCGGGCACGCCTGGTGGTGCGCCGTCCACCAGGTGCGCTGCGACCTGCCGGTCCGGCCGCAGGTCGAGGAGGTCGCCTGGCACGACTTCCTGACCGAGGCGGAGGTGCGGCGACGGCTCGACGAGTGGGAGTGGGTGCCGGACGGGCTGGCCGCCTACCGGCGGCTGCACGCGTTCCGGTCCGAAAGCTGA
- a CDS encoding gluconate:H+ symporter gives MTRLSAEMLAADTVEPITSAGHAQLGIAVLAGIAVIVLLITKYKLHAFLALTIGSLALGAFAGAPLDKVIASFTAGLGATVAGVGVLIALGAILGKMLADSGGADEIVDTILARSSGRSMPWTMVLIASVIGLPLFFEVGVVLLIPVVLMVAKRGNHSLMRIGIPALAGLSVMHGLVPPHPGPLVAIDAVGANLGVTLALGVLVAIPTVVIAGPLFSRYAARWVDVPAPERMIPQRPSEELEKRPSFAATLTTILLPVFLMLSKALVDIVVDDPENTVQRVFDVAGSPLIALLTSVLVGIFTLGRPAGFSKERVSGIVEKGLAPIAGILLIVGAGGGFKQTLIDSGVGQMVLEISEDWSIPALLLAWLIAVAIRLATGSATVATISAAGLVAPLAADMSTTHAALLVLAIGAGSLFFSHVNDAGFWLVKEYFGLSVGQTIKTWSIMETIISVVAGALVLLLSLLI, from the coding sequence GTGACCAGACTCAGCGCCGAGATGCTGGCAGCGGACACCGTCGAGCCGATCACCTCGGCCGGCCACGCCCAGCTGGGCATCGCCGTGCTGGCCGGCATCGCCGTCATCGTCCTGCTCATCACCAAGTACAAGCTCCACGCCTTCCTGGCGCTGACCATCGGGTCGCTGGCGCTCGGAGCCTTCGCCGGCGCGCCGCTGGACAAGGTCATCGCCAGTTTCACCGCGGGACTCGGTGCCACGGTGGCAGGCGTCGGCGTGCTGATCGCGCTCGGCGCGATCCTCGGCAAGATGCTCGCCGACTCCGGCGGCGCCGACGAGATCGTCGACACCATCCTCGCCAGGTCGAGCGGGCGCTCCATGCCCTGGACCATGGTGCTCATCGCGTCGGTGATCGGCCTGCCGCTGTTCTTCGAGGTCGGCGTCGTCCTGCTGATCCCGGTCGTCCTGATGGTCGCCAAGCGCGGCAACCACTCGCTGATGCGCATCGGCATCCCGGCGCTGGCGGGTCTGTCGGTCATGCACGGCCTGGTCCCGCCGCACCCCGGGCCGCTGGTCGCCATCGACGCCGTGGGGGCCAACCTCGGAGTGACCCTGGCGCTCGGCGTGCTCGTCGCCATCCCGACGGTGGTCATCGCCGGTCCGCTGTTCTCGCGCTACGCCGCCAGGTGGGTGGACGTCCCGGCTCCGGAGCGGATGATCCCGCAGCGCCCCTCGGAGGAGCTGGAGAAGCGGCCGAGCTTCGCCGCCACGCTGACAACGATCCTGCTGCCGGTCTTCCTGATGCTGTCCAAGGCACTGGTCGACATCGTCGTGGACGACCCCGAGAACACCGTGCAGCGTGTCTTCGACGTGGCCGGTTCCCCGCTGATCGCCCTGCTGACCTCGGTGCTCGTCGGCATCTTCACGCTGGGCCGCCCGGCCGGCTTCTCCAAGGAGCGCGTCTCCGGGATCGTCGAGAAGGGCCTCGCGCCCATCGCGGGCATCCTGCTGATCGTGGGGGCCGGCGGCGGCTTCAAGCAGACGCTGATCGACTCCGGTGTGGGTCAGATGGTCCTGGAGATCTCCGAGGACTGGTCGATCCCGGCGCTGCTGCTGGCCTGGCTGATCGCCGTGGCGATCCGGCTGGCGACGGGTTCGGCGACCGTGGCGACCATCTCGGCGGCCGGTCTGGTCGCGCCGCTCGCGGCCGACATGTCCACCACGCACGCCGCGCTGCTGGTCCTGGCCATCGGCGCCGGCTCACTGTTCTTCAGCCATGTCAACGACGCCGGCTTCTGGCTGGTGAAGGAGTACTTCGGGCTGAGCGTCGGCCAGACGATCAAGACCTGGTCGATCATGGAGACGATCATCTCGGTGGTCGCGGGCGCGCTGGTGCTGCTGCTGTCGCTGCTCATATGA
- a CDS encoding cytochrome b/b6 domain-containing protein, which yields MNPPVDAPAATRVRRFGTAERWVHRTTAVLMGVCVLTAACLYLPEPAQLVGRRALVVTVHEWAGLALPVPLLAGLASRALRSDLRLLNRFGPHDGVWLRAALRRDRRDEARPAGKFNAGQKIYAAWIAGATLVMLGTGLIMWFTHLTPLVWRTGATFVHDWLALTIGIVLAGHIGMALADPEARRGMRTGLVSREWAERRHALWRR from the coding sequence ATGAACCCACCGGTTGACGCGCCCGCCGCGACCCGGGTCCGCCGGTTCGGCACGGCCGAGCGGTGGGTGCACCGGACCACGGCCGTCCTGATGGGTGTCTGCGTACTCACCGCGGCCTGTCTCTACCTCCCCGAGCCGGCGCAGCTCGTCGGCCGCCGTGCCCTCGTGGTCACGGTCCACGAGTGGGCCGGTCTCGCCCTGCCGGTGCCCCTCCTCGCCGGCCTCGCCTCCCGGGCGCTGCGGTCCGACCTGCGGCTGCTGAACCGCTTCGGCCCGCACGACGGGGTCTGGCTGCGGGCCGCCCTGCGCCGCGACCGGCGGGACGAGGCGCGACCGGCGGGGAAGTTCAACGCCGGGCAGAAGATCTACGCTGCCTGGATCGCCGGCGCGACGCTGGTGATGCTCGGCACCGGGCTGATCATGTGGTTCACGCACCTGACCCCGCTGGTGTGGCGCACCGGTGCGACCTTCGTCCACGACTGGCTGGCCCTGACCATCGGCATCGTCCTCGCGGGGCACATCGGCATGGCGCTGGCGGACCCGGAGGCCCGGCGGGGGATGCGGACGGGGCTGGTGAGCCGGGAGTGGGCAGAGCGCCGGCATGCGCTCTGGCGCCGGTGA
- a CDS encoding molybdopterin-dependent oxidoreductase — translation MNSGQPEDTGRPIGRRVLLATLGLGALGVAAAPTLQGGLESFLGSAADKDPTGLTGLLPNGGGFRYYSVASSVPRKNATSYRLTVDGLVDRPRAYTLADLRALPQTRLVRDVQCVTGWRVPDTPFEGVRLSRLLDAAGVRPAAGAVRFTCFDGAYSESLTLDQARRADVLVALRMQDEDLGHTHGGPVRLYVAPMYFYKSAKWLSGITVTEDVRPGYWEERGYDVDAWVGRSNGRDDEPTG, via the coding sequence GTGAACTCCGGACAACCCGAGGACACCGGCCGGCCGATCGGCCGCCGTGTCCTGCTCGCGACCCTCGGCCTGGGAGCCCTCGGCGTCGCTGCCGCGCCCACCCTCCAGGGCGGACTGGAGTCCTTCCTCGGCAGCGCCGCCGACAAGGACCCCACGGGCCTGACGGGCCTGCTGCCCAACGGCGGCGGCTTCCGCTACTACTCGGTCGCCTCGTCCGTACCGCGCAAGAACGCCACGTCCTACCGCCTGACCGTCGACGGCCTGGTGGACCGGCCGCGCGCCTACACACTGGCCGACCTGCGTGCCCTGCCGCAGACCCGCCTGGTGCGCGACGTGCAGTGCGTCACCGGGTGGCGGGTCCCGGACACGCCGTTCGAGGGGGTGCGCCTGTCCCGGCTCCTGGACGCCGCGGGAGTGCGTCCCGCGGCCGGGGCGGTGCGTTTCACCTGCTTCGACGGCGCCTACTCCGAGTCCCTCACCCTCGACCAGGCCCGCCGCGCCGACGTCCTGGTCGCCCTGCGCATGCAGGACGAGGACCTCGGCCACACCCACGGCGGCCCGGTCCGGCTGTACGTGGCTCCCATGTACTTCTACAAGTCCGCCAAGTGGCTCTCCGGCATCACCGTCACCGAGGACGTACGGCCGGGCTACTGGGAGGAGCGGGGCTACGACGTCGACGCCTGGGTGGGCCGTTCGAACGGACGCGACGATGAACCCACCGGTTGA
- a CDS encoding DUF202 domain-containing protein has translation MTGTAARERDPGLQPERTRLAWRRTTLSGTVAAVLAMRTALHGGASAVRIVVCALCFALWLVFLLVAHHRIGALTATDRPRALSARHAVAAVACTVAMAACASALVL, from the coding sequence GTGACCGGGACCGCCGCGCGGGAGCGGGATCCGGGGCTCCAGCCGGAGCGCACCCGGCTCGCCTGGCGGCGCACCACGCTGTCGGGGACGGTGGCCGCCGTGCTCGCGATGCGGACCGCGCTGCACGGCGGTGCCTCGGCCGTCCGGATCGTCGTCTGCGCCCTGTGCTTCGCCCTCTGGCTGGTCTTCCTGCTGGTGGCCCACCACCGGATCGGCGCCCTGACGGCGACCGACCGCCCCCGGGCCCTCTCGGCCCGCCACGCGGTGGCGGCGGTGGCGTGCACCGTGGCCATGGCGGCCTGCGCGTCGGCACTCGTCCTCTGA